The Archocentrus centrarchus isolate MPI-CPG fArcCen1 chromosome 12, fArcCen1, whole genome shotgun sequence genome includes a window with the following:
- the LOC115789147 gene encoding bromodomain-containing protein 3-like isoform X2: protein MSADTDQDPPQFVNPPPPEVTSPNKPGRRTNQLQFMQNVVIRSLWRHQFAWPFYQPVDAVALGLPDYHKIITSPMDMGTIKKRLENNYYWSASECMQDFNTMFTNCYIYNKPTDDIVLMALALEKIYLQKVAQMPQREVEILPHAAKAKGKKSSTQESRKRRESSSRAKSDFEEESPQQQAEPCGLSEQLKYCSSILREMFSKKHSAYAWPFYTPVDAEALQLHDYHDIIKYPMDLSTVKKKMDAGEYQDAQAFAADVRLIFSNCYKYNPAHHDVVIKARKLQGVFEQRFAKMPDEHVEVTSEAGASLEKSESAEERATQLAELQEQLKAVHGQLAALSEAPLSKPKKKKEKDKKDNSQQNIGAMNSKCTSNSCTRYSQKGSKERESEDECLPMTYDEKHQLSLDINRLPGMKLGHVVHIIQSREPSVSNTNPDEIEIDFETLRPSTLRALEQYVKACLCKKFKKFQKKSRQTASHRTSSSSSSSDSAKSSFTDSSTEDSDS from the exons ATGTCCGCAGACACTGACCAGGACCCACCGCAGTTTGTTAATCCCCCACCTCCTGAGGTGACCAGTCCCAACAAGCCAGGCCGGAGGACCAACCAGCTGCAGTTTATGCAGAATGTAGTGATCAGATCTCTGTGGCGGCACCAGTTCGCCTGGCCTTTTTACCAGCCCGTCGATGCAGTCGCTCTTGGACTGCCA GACTATCATAAGATAATAACATCTCCCATGGACATGGGAACCATCAAGAAACGACTAGAGAACAACTATTATTGGAGTGCGAGTGAATGCATGCAGGACTTCAACACCATGTTCACTAACTGCTACATATATAACAAG CCTACAGATGACATTGTCTTGATGGCTCTCGCCTTGGAAAAGATTTACTTGCAAAAAGTTGCACAGATGCCTCAAAGAGAAGTGGAAATTCTTCCTCATGCTGCCAAAGCGAAGGGCAAAAAAAGTAGCACACAAG aaagcagGAAGAGGCGTGAGAGTTCGAGCCGTGCCAAGAGCGACTTTGAAGAGGAGTCGCCTCAACAGCAAGCTGAGCCCTGTGGCCTGAGTGAACAGCTTAAATACTGCAGCAGCATCCTGAGGGAAATGTTCTCTAAGAAACATTCCGCCTATGCCTGGCCTTTCTATACGCCTGTAGACGCAGAAGCTCTGCAGCTGCACGATTATCATGACATCATCAAGTACCCCATGGATCTCAGCACCGTTAAA aaaaagatggatgcaggAGAGTACCAGGATGCACAAGCATTCGCTGCTGATGTTAGGTTAATTTTTTCTAACTGCTACAAATACAATCCTGCACACCATGATGTTGTTATTAAGGCCAGAAAACTTCAG GGGGTTTTCGAGCAAAGGTTCGCAAAGATGCCAGACGAACACGTGGAGGTGACCTCAGAAGCAGGTGCCAGTTTGGAGAAATCGGAGTCTGCAGAGGAGCGTGCCACCCAACTTGCTGAGTTGCAAGAACAG CTTAAAGCTGTTCATGGACAGCTTGCTGCTTTGTCTGAAGCCCCTTTGAGTAAAccgaagaagaaaaaagaaaaggacaagAAAGACAACAGCCAGCAAAACATAGGAGCAATGAATTCCAAATGTACGTCAAATTCCTGCACCAG GTATTCACAGAAAGGAAGCAAAGAACGGGAGTCAGAAGATGAATGTTTGCCGATGACTTACGATGAAAAGCACCAGCTGAGCCTGGACATTAACCGGTTACCTGGCATGAAGCTGGGCCACGTGGTGCACATCATTCAGAGCCGGGAGCCCTCAGTGTCCAACACCAACCCAGATGAAATTGAAATTGACTTTGAGACACTGAGGCCATCCACTCTGCGTGCTCTGGAGCAATACGTCAAGGCATGCCTCTGTAAGAAGTTTAAGAAATTTCAAA AGAAAAGCCGTCAGACCGCATCTCAtcgcaccagcagcagcagcagttcttCAGATTCTGCCAAGAGCAGCTTCACTGACTCTAGCACAGAAGACAGTGACTCATGA
- the LOC115789147 gene encoding bromodomain-containing protein 3-like isoform X1: MSADTDQDPPQFVNPPPPEVTSPNKPGRRTNQLQFMQNVVIRSLWRHQFAWPFYQPVDAVALGLPDYHKIITSPMDMGTIKKRLENNYYWSASECMQDFNTMFTNCYIYNKPTDDIVLMALALEKIYLQKVAQMPQREVEILPHAAKAKGKKSSTQESRKRRESSSRAKSDFEEESPQQQAEPCGLSEQLKYCSSILREMFSKKHSAYAWPFYTPVDAEALQLHDYHDIIKYPMDLSTVKKKMDAGEYQDAQAFAADVRLIFSNCYKYNPAHHDVVIKARKLQGVFEQRFAKMPDEHVEVTSEAGASLEKSESAEERATQLAELQEQVGADQLKAVHGQLAALSEAPLSKPKKKKEKDKKDNSQQNIGAMNSKCTSNSCTRYSQKGSKERESEDECLPMTYDEKHQLSLDINRLPGMKLGHVVHIIQSREPSVSNTNPDEIEIDFETLRPSTLRALEQYVKACLCKKFKKFQKKSRQTASHRTSSSSSSSDSAKSSFTDSSTEDSDS, translated from the exons ATGTCCGCAGACACTGACCAGGACCCACCGCAGTTTGTTAATCCCCCACCTCCTGAGGTGACCAGTCCCAACAAGCCAGGCCGGAGGACCAACCAGCTGCAGTTTATGCAGAATGTAGTGATCAGATCTCTGTGGCGGCACCAGTTCGCCTGGCCTTTTTACCAGCCCGTCGATGCAGTCGCTCTTGGACTGCCA GACTATCATAAGATAATAACATCTCCCATGGACATGGGAACCATCAAGAAACGACTAGAGAACAACTATTATTGGAGTGCGAGTGAATGCATGCAGGACTTCAACACCATGTTCACTAACTGCTACATATATAACAAG CCTACAGATGACATTGTCTTGATGGCTCTCGCCTTGGAAAAGATTTACTTGCAAAAAGTTGCACAGATGCCTCAAAGAGAAGTGGAAATTCTTCCTCATGCTGCCAAAGCGAAGGGCAAAAAAAGTAGCACACAAG aaagcagGAAGAGGCGTGAGAGTTCGAGCCGTGCCAAGAGCGACTTTGAAGAGGAGTCGCCTCAACAGCAAGCTGAGCCCTGTGGCCTGAGTGAACAGCTTAAATACTGCAGCAGCATCCTGAGGGAAATGTTCTCTAAGAAACATTCCGCCTATGCCTGGCCTTTCTATACGCCTGTAGACGCAGAAGCTCTGCAGCTGCACGATTATCATGACATCATCAAGTACCCCATGGATCTCAGCACCGTTAAA aaaaagatggatgcaggAGAGTACCAGGATGCACAAGCATTCGCTGCTGATGTTAGGTTAATTTTTTCTAACTGCTACAAATACAATCCTGCACACCATGATGTTGTTATTAAGGCCAGAAAACTTCAG GGGGTTTTCGAGCAAAGGTTCGCAAAGATGCCAGACGAACACGTGGAGGTGACCTCAGAAGCAGGTGCCAGTTTGGAGAAATCGGAGTCTGCAGAGGAGCGTGCCACCCAACTTGCTGAGTTGCAAGAACAGGTGGGTGCAGATCAG CTTAAAGCTGTTCATGGACAGCTTGCTGCTTTGTCTGAAGCCCCTTTGAGTAAAccgaagaagaaaaaagaaaaggacaagAAAGACAACAGCCAGCAAAACATAGGAGCAATGAATTCCAAATGTACGTCAAATTCCTGCACCAG GTATTCACAGAAAGGAAGCAAAGAACGGGAGTCAGAAGATGAATGTTTGCCGATGACTTACGATGAAAAGCACCAGCTGAGCCTGGACATTAACCGGTTACCTGGCATGAAGCTGGGCCACGTGGTGCACATCATTCAGAGCCGGGAGCCCTCAGTGTCCAACACCAACCCAGATGAAATTGAAATTGACTTTGAGACACTGAGGCCATCCACTCTGCGTGCTCTGGAGCAATACGTCAAGGCATGCCTCTGTAAGAAGTTTAAGAAATTTCAAA AGAAAAGCCGTCAGACCGCATCTCAtcgcaccagcagcagcagcagttcttCAGATTCTGCCAAGAGCAGCTTCACTGACTCTAGCACAGAAGACAGTGACTCATGA